The following are encoded together in the Leuconostoc mesenteroides subsp. mesenteroides ATCC 8293 genome:
- a CDS encoding YibE/F family protein produces the protein MNAIGLLIIILFILMVFVGGVQGMKAFVGLVLNFIVIFILMILINWQFNAYIVTALMSVIILALAIYLGAENQFVTNTAFKTSLIVVSILMVVAILVQHLGQFQGFATENSEELEGLSLNVGLPFTKVAVIVMVISILGAVAEAAMAIVADLNEVIERTPNLSKKSLYAHAHIIGGQILGTAINTLFFGVLGANLPLLIWFIRLRYSIAMFFNAKLLMMEVVTMLLGMLGILMSIWVASRLVVHGYVKIQSKNMRKGE, from the coding sequence ATGAATGCAATTGGATTATTAATAATTATTTTATTTATTTTAATGGTATTTGTTGGCGGTGTTCAGGGAATGAAAGCTTTTGTAGGCTTGGTGTTGAACTTTATCGTCATTTTCATTTTAATGATTTTAATCAATTGGCAATTTAATGCTTACATTGTTACGGCTTTAATGAGTGTCATTATTTTGGCTCTTGCAATTTATTTAGGTGCAGAAAATCAATTTGTGACTAATACAGCTTTTAAGACAAGCTTAATAGTTGTGTCAATTTTGATGGTAGTGGCGATTTTGGTTCAGCATTTAGGCCAGTTTCAAGGATTTGCAACCGAAAATTCGGAAGAACTGGAAGGCTTATCGTTGAATGTCGGTCTTCCTTTCACAAAGGTCGCTGTAATTGTAATGGTTATATCCATTTTAGGGGCTGTTGCTGAAGCCGCAATGGCTATTGTGGCGGACTTGAATGAGGTTATAGAGCGTACACCAAATTTGAGCAAAAAAAGTCTATATGCGCATGCACATATTATCGGTGGGCAAATATTAGGTACAGCTATTAACACACTTTTCTTTGGGGTTTTAGGGGCCAATCTACCGCTTTTAATCTGGTTTATTCGCTTACGGTATTCAATCGCAATGTTTTTTAATGCAAAGTTATTAATGATGGAAGTTGTTACAATGTTGTTGGGTATGCTAGGAATTTTGATGAGTATCTGGGTAGCTAGTCGATTAGTTGTACATGGATATGTAAAAATACAAAGCAAAAATATGAGAAAAGGAGAATGA
- the plsX gene encoding phosphate acyltransferase PlsX, producing MKIAIDAMGGDYAPMEIVKGVEIARDRYPDIEFLLFGTSEQVKPLVKDWSHITLIPTTEVIEMGDEPVKAMRRKKDSSMVRAANAVKAGEADALFSAGNTGALLSSAIFLIGRIKGVDRPALATALPSFAGENDQFVFMDLGANAESKASHLYQYGILGSFYASHVLGINDARVRLLNNGAEEDKGDEVHKIAHQLMKNSQSFNFLGNVEARELLEGTADVVVADGFSGNAALKATEGTALMMLKQIKQAIMQTGLRGKMGGLLLKPAFKDIQKKLDYNEAGGAVILGVNAPVVKTHGSAKANAVANTMGQIKKMIEKNLVPDIRTYIADHKDELQAAKNEL from the coding sequence ATGAAAATCGCAATAGATGCAATGGGTGGCGATTACGCACCGATGGAAATAGTCAAGGGTGTAGAAATAGCTCGTGATCGTTATCCAGATATTGAATTTTTACTCTTTGGAACAAGTGAACAGGTTAAGCCACTTGTAAAGGATTGGTCACATATTACCTTAATTCCCACAACTGAAGTTATTGAGATGGGTGATGAGCCGGTTAAAGCAATGCGACGTAAAAAAGACTCATCAATGGTTCGTGCCGCAAATGCCGTTAAAGCTGGCGAAGCCGATGCTTTATTTAGTGCTGGAAATACAGGGGCCCTACTATCAAGTGCTATTTTCTTGATTGGTCGTATCAAAGGTGTTGACCGTCCAGCTTTGGCCACCGCTTTACCAAGCTTTGCTGGTGAAAATGATCAATTTGTATTTATGGATTTGGGTGCAAATGCTGAAAGTAAAGCCTCACATTTATATCAATACGGAATATTAGGGAGCTTTTATGCTTCTCATGTTTTAGGAATTAATGATGCACGAGTGCGTTTATTGAACAATGGTGCAGAAGAGGATAAAGGGGATGAGGTTCATAAAATAGCGCATCAGCTGATGAAAAACTCACAATCTTTTAATTTTTTGGGTAATGTTGAAGCACGTGAATTATTAGAAGGAACTGCAGACGTAGTGGTAGCTGATGGCTTTTCGGGTAATGCAGCATTGAAAGCAACGGAAGGCACTGCATTGATGATGTTGAAGCAAATTAAGCAGGCTATTATGCAAACAGGGCTTCGTGGTAAGATGGGCGGTCTCTTGTTAAAGCCAGCTTTCAAAGATATTCAAAAGAAGTTGGACTATAATGAAGCTGGTGGTGCAGTAATCTTAGGTGTTAATGCGCCTGTCGTTAAAACGCATGGTTCTGCCAAAGCTAATGCAGTTGCTAATACAATGGGACAGATTAAAAAAATGATTGAAAAAAATCTAGTGCCAGATATTCGAACATACATTGCAGACCATAAGGATGAGTTGCAAGCTGCGAAGAATGAATTGTAG
- the recG gene encoding ATP-dependent DNA helicase RecG, which translates to MITLNDNVNILPGVGPKRLDALHEIGIFTIEDLINYFPFRYEDLGERLPSETLDGEKATFKGIVSTPAVVTRFGKRSQTRFGLMIEHENVRVSFFNQPWIAQNVEVGQEVAVYGTYDAAKASLTGMKVISKASNEFDPIYPSSKQISAKTIRHLIEIAWADVRGTVGSLVPDKIRQKYRLLDRNTQIENMHFPADMEQAKLARRSIAFEEFFIFQMRLQLLKLADKNFSGEGINYDSKALNKFEAGLPFTLTGAQQKVVSEILTDQKRPVHMNRLLQGDVGSGKTVVAAIALYAVVTAGMQAALMAPTEILAQQHAINLALMFEKSGVDIRIELLTSGMKAAARRQLLEDLADGTIDILVGTHALLQPDVMFHHLGLAVIDEQHRFGVNQRAKLRENGVNPDILAMTATPIPRTLSITTYGEMDVSIIDQLPNGRKQIQTRKISHNQLDSAINFLKQQLSEGAQAYVVTPLIEESEALDVQNAQAMYEALQLELPNDTIGLLHGRLSNDEKKALMADFKRNKIQVLVATTVIEVGVDVPNASIMLIMDADRFGLAQLHQLRGRVGRGTRQSYTILVADPKTDYGRARLDAMVETTDGFILAQKDLELRGSGDILGTKQSGVPEFAVGDPIKDLKMMEVAQQEAISMVSTDDWDKSSENQELVDYLSRTMAHYRHLD; encoded by the coding sequence ATGATAACCCTAAATGACAATGTGAATATTTTGCCAGGTGTAGGTCCTAAGCGCCTAGATGCGTTACATGAAATTGGTATTTTTACCATTGAGGATTTAATTAATTATTTTCCATTTCGTTATGAAGACTTAGGAGAACGGCTACCCTCTGAAACATTGGATGGAGAAAAGGCTACTTTTAAGGGAATTGTGAGTACACCCGCTGTTGTGACTCGTTTTGGCAAACGATCTCAAACACGTTTTGGACTAATGATAGAGCATGAAAATGTACGTGTATCATTCTTTAATCAGCCATGGATTGCTCAAAATGTCGAGGTCGGCCAAGAAGTTGCTGTTTATGGTACTTATGATGCTGCTAAAGCGTCCTTGACAGGAATGAAAGTGATCTCCAAGGCTTCCAATGAATTTGACCCAATTTACCCTTCGTCAAAACAAATAAGCGCTAAAACAATACGTCATTTGATAGAAATTGCGTGGGCCGATGTACGTGGTACAGTTGGCTCGTTAGTGCCCGATAAAATTCGTCAAAAATACCGTTTACTAGACAGAAATACGCAAATTGAAAATATGCATTTTCCCGCTGACATGGAGCAAGCTAAATTAGCACGCCGAAGTATAGCTTTTGAGGAATTTTTTATATTTCAAATGAGATTACAATTGCTCAAATTAGCTGATAAGAACTTTTCCGGTGAAGGTATTAATTATGATAGTAAAGCGCTAAACAAATTTGAAGCTGGCTTACCTTTCACATTGACGGGGGCACAACAAAAAGTTGTTTCTGAAATTTTGACAGATCAAAAACGTCCAGTTCACATGAACCGCTTATTACAAGGTGATGTAGGTTCTGGTAAAACGGTAGTTGCAGCAATTGCATTATATGCTGTTGTCACCGCAGGAATGCAAGCTGCATTGATGGCGCCGACTGAAATTTTGGCTCAGCAACACGCCATTAATTTAGCTTTAATGTTTGAAAAATCAGGCGTTGACATTCGCATTGAACTATTGACCAGTGGTATGAAAGCTGCAGCTCGACGTCAACTATTAGAAGATTTAGCTGACGGAACAATAGATATCTTAGTTGGCACACATGCGTTGTTACAACCGGATGTAATGTTTCATCACCTAGGTTTAGCAGTGATTGACGAACAACATCGATTTGGTGTCAATCAACGTGCAAAATTACGTGAAAATGGTGTGAATCCTGATATACTAGCAATGACGGCCACGCCAATTCCTCGTACCTTATCCATCACTACCTATGGAGAAATGGATGTATCAATAATTGATCAACTACCCAATGGTCGCAAGCAAATTCAGACACGAAAGATTAGTCATAATCAACTTGACTCGGCAATTAATTTTCTTAAACAGCAACTCTCAGAGGGCGCGCAAGCATATGTTGTGACGCCTCTGATTGAAGAGTCAGAAGCATTAGATGTGCAGAATGCGCAAGCAATGTATGAAGCATTACAACTTGAACTACCAAATGACACAATTGGCTTACTTCATGGTCGGCTCTCGAACGACGAAAAAAAAGCTTTGATGGCCGACTTTAAAAGAAACAAAATTCAGGTTTTAGTTGCTACTACAGTCATTGAAGTGGGTGTTGATGTACCCAATGCTAGTATCATGTTAATTATGGACGCAGATCGATTTGGATTGGCACAATTACACCAATTGCGCGGTCGAGTTGGTCGAGGTACGAGACAATCGTACACGATTTTAGTCGCAGATCCAAAGACCGATTATGGACGTGCTAGGCTTGATGCAATGGTCGAAACAACAGATGGTTTCATTCTAGCGCAAAAAGACTTGGAACTACGAGGTTCTGGCGATATATTAGGAACCAAACAGTCTGGTGTACCAGAATTTGCCGTTGGGGATCCGATTAAAGACTTGAAAATGATGGAAGTTGCTCAGCAAGAAGCAATTAGTATGGTTAGTACTGACGATTGGGATAAATCCTCTGAAAATCAGGAACTAGTGGATTATTTATCAAGAACAATGGCGCATTATCGGCACTTAGATTAA
- a CDS encoding SprT family protein — protein sequence MTDNELQNLVEKISFDIFDRPFQHHATFNSHLRTTGGRYLLKTHDLEFNPKMVTLEDFNKIIKHELVHYHLHLRHQGYQHKDSDFKQLLVRVGGIQYAPDIGERQSSKCQWLYRCENGHDIIRKRRFQTERYRCGQCQARIKFIGKLSNK from the coding sequence ATGACAGATAACGAATTACAAAATCTTGTTGAGAAAATATCATTTGATATTTTTGATCGTCCATTTCAACATCATGCAACATTCAATAGCCATCTACGAACAACAGGTGGTCGCTATCTTTTGAAAACACATGATTTAGAATTCAATCCTAAAATGGTTACATTAGAAGACTTTAACAAAATTATCAAGCATGAATTGGTACACTATCATCTACATTTAAGGCATCAAGGGTACCAACACAAGGATAGCGATTTTAAACAATTATTAGTACGTGTGGGCGGTATTCAATATGCACCTGATATTGGTGAAAGACAATCATCTAAGTGTCAGTGGTTATATCGTTGTGAAAATGGGCATGATATTATTCGAAAACGCCGATTTCAAACTGAACGCTATCGATGTGGTCAGTGTCAAGCACGGATAAAATTTATTGGTAAATTATCGAATAAATAA
- a CDS encoding YibE/F family protein, whose product MIFLKKTKNYWFVAIAVIAAWFLLRSDSFLYQEPVGQVTHVKVQAKQKTTDEHNNTDNIYHQQLTVKLLNRNKIIKLTNQYTDSQTVTHKYKVGDQLLLTGHAGHFRIISLKRDAVIGSLVVLLLGLLLIYGKWRATSWLTLSLVANVILFAIALYIDVHLKNPNVILIFSILAIVVASLSLVLVLGRTLQMVVTLLATLLSTVLTMFIMFAALKITGNEGVHFETMSYVTQVPVTLFIAQTIIGVLGAVMDEAADIVAALFGLRREKIERHFKDYWHAGMNVGRDIMGTLINVLFMIFIAETMPMVFLMLRNGNNWPYILDQIMNLGILQTVISGIGIVLAVPVTSALVGWIAERYKVVD is encoded by the coding sequence TTGATATTCCTAAAAAAAACAAAAAATTATTGGTTTGTGGCCATTGCCGTAATTGCTGCTTGGTTTCTATTGAGATCTGATTCATTTTTGTATCAAGAGCCAGTAGGGCAGGTTACGCATGTCAAAGTTCAGGCCAAACAAAAAACGACAGATGAGCATAATAATACAGATAATATTTATCATCAACAATTAACGGTTAAACTGTTAAACAGAAACAAAATCATTAAGTTGACAAATCAATACACCGATTCGCAAACTGTGACACATAAGTACAAAGTTGGAGACCAGCTATTATTAACAGGGCATGCGGGACATTTTCGCATTATATCTCTTAAACGTGACGCAGTCATCGGATCTTTAGTTGTTTTACTATTAGGGCTGTTATTGATTTACGGAAAATGGCGTGCGACGTCATGGCTAACCCTCAGCCTTGTCGCTAATGTGATTCTTTTTGCAATTGCATTATATATAGATGTTCATCTTAAAAATCCGAATGTCATTTTGATTTTTAGTATTTTAGCTATCGTTGTAGCCTCACTGAGTTTGGTATTAGTATTGGGCAGAACCCTTCAGATGGTGGTTACGCTTTTGGCAACTCTTTTATCAACGGTCCTTACGATGTTCATCATGTTTGCTGCCCTTAAAATTACAGGTAATGAAGGTGTTCATTTTGAAACAATGTCGTATGTAACGCAAGTGCCAGTGACTTTGTTTATCGCCCAAACGATTATTGGTGTTCTAGGAGCGGTTATGGATGAAGCTGCAGATATTGTTGCTGCGTTATTTGGTCTGCGTCGTGAAAAAATCGAGCGACACTTCAAGGATTATTGGCATGCGGGAATGAATGTTGGGCGCGATATTATGGGTACATTAATTAATGTACTATTCATGATTTTCATTGCGGAAACAATGCCGATGGTTTTTTTGATGCTACGAAATGGCAATAATTGGCCCTATATACTTGACCAAATTATGAACCTAGGTATTTTACAGACAGTTATTTCTGGAATCGGCATTGTATTAGCTGTCCCTGTCACTAGTGCTTTGGTTGGCTGGATTGCTGAGCGATACAAGGTGGTGGACTAA
- the dnaI gene encoding primosomal protein DnaI, which translates to MQNLSEVLKQFQQQYANKANLSDIIESIGKDQDIRSFWNEHQDELNSDAFQLKMGDLYEYIQQKKRIAAGEKVLYPGYYPQLTIEKGYPIVHYVADEKTRKQLMQREKLTLYKIPKSVRSADWSTIGQEIIDHAQEEQGKTEAFVSLNKILKSLTSTVQNNFVQGIYLYGDFGVGKTYMMGALANALAVNNIGVMLLHFPSFISDLKATFDHKNESLDELLSKAKSVSVLILDDVGADTLTAWSRDSILGIILEYRMQNELTTFFTSNFDANGFEQYLSQTREGNEPIKAARLMQRVKFLAKPVQMTGKNKRLEN; encoded by the coding sequence TAATAAAGCTAATTTATCGGATATTATTGAATCCATTGGAAAGGATCAAGATATACGTTCTTTTTGGAATGAGCATCAAGATGAATTGAACTCAGATGCTTTTCAACTTAAAATGGGTGATCTGTATGAGTACATTCAACAAAAGAAAAGAATTGCAGCTGGGGAAAAAGTTCTCTATCCAGGATATTATCCACAGTTAACGATTGAAAAAGGTTATCCAATAGTTCATTATGTTGCTGATGAAAAAACACGCAAACAATTAATGCAACGTGAAAAACTGACTTTGTACAAAATTCCAAAATCTGTTCGTTCAGCAGATTGGAGCACTATCGGGCAGGAAATCATTGATCATGCCCAAGAGGAACAGGGTAAAACGGAAGCATTTGTTTCGCTCAATAAAATTCTAAAAAGCTTAACTAGTACGGTCCAAAATAACTTTGTTCAAGGTATTTATTTATACGGTGATTTTGGCGTAGGTAAAACATATATGATGGGGGCTCTTGCTAACGCATTGGCCGTTAATAACATAGGCGTTATGTTATTACATTTCCCTTCATTTATTAGTGATTTGAAGGCAACATTTGATCATAAAAATGAATCTTTGGATGAATTATTAAGTAAGGCAAAAAGTGTTTCTGTGTTAATTCTTGACGATGTTGGCGCAGATACGTTGACAGCGTGGAGCCGAGATTCGATTCTTGGTATTATTTTGGAATACCGTATGCAAAATGAGTTAACAACTTTTTTTACCTCTAATTTTGATGCGAATGGGTTTGAACAATATCTGTCGCAAACTAGGGAAGGTAATGAACCTATTAAAGCTGCTAGACTCATGCAAAGAGTGAAGTTTCTAGCTAAGCCGGTCCAAATGACAGGAAAAAATAAACGGTTAGAAAATTGA
- the acpP gene encoding acyl carrier protein, with translation MAMEKEAIYNMMADEIAERFNVKRDTITPDLNFLTDIDADSIDFVELVLEVEDMFNVEISDDDAENLVTLQQTVDYIVEHQN, from the coding sequence ATGGCAATGGAAAAAGAAGCAATTTATAATATGATGGCGGATGAAATTGCAGAACGATTTAATGTGAAAAGAGATACCATTACGCCGGATTTGAATTTTTTGACAGATATCGATGCGGATTCTATCGACTTTGTTGAGCTGGTATTAGAAGTAGAAGATATGTTTAATGTCGAAATTTCTGATGATGATGCTGAAAATTTGGTTACGTTGCAACAGACAGTCGACTACATTGTTGAACACCAAAATTAA